One window from the genome of Roseisolibacter agri encodes:
- a CDS encoding 3-hydroxyacyl-CoA dehydrogenase/enoyl-CoA hydratase family protein gives MSQETSTAGPSRTAFTGLDLGFDLGEATPTPAARPRIRSVGVIGAGTMGSGIAALAASAGLPVVLLDIPAEGPDRGAIPRGAVQKLLKGKPAAFMDADRAALVRTGNTEDDLALLKDCDLVIEAIIEQPGPKQALYEKLEAILKPTAIVSSNTSGIPMQVLTQGRSERFRKHFLGTHFFAPPRYMHLLELIPTPDTDPAVLDSVRAFGETLLGKGVVVSKDAPGFIANRLGVYGMNRTIARMEEFGLTIDEVDGLTGALLGRPKSATFRTGDLSGIDVLVHVTKGLAQATGERFPLPAWFEQMVAEKRLGDKTQGGFYKKVGKDIQTWDFRANQYVPQQRLETPELKAAIKAPLPQRIAGLKTLPGKYGDFLRATLLDNARYALTASPSLAFDIPSVDRAMEWGYGHEAGPFRVMDMLGLDFLRAEFEKRGEEVPELLRKAQGSFYRQGAQGEEVLGFDGTYRPVAPIAGNLRLSSVAAQPGKVLAQNEGARLLDLGDGVALLEFRSKSNSLGSKVLDLLATSLERVERDGMAGLVIGNDDPKFFSAGADLAESTGAVIAGMWDLIDKSIHRFQQATQSIRYAPFPVVVAPAGMALGGGAEFTLHADAVQAHAELYMGLVEAGVGLLPGGGGTKELLFRFTKELEPYEEADPFEAVKRAFRIIATAQTSTSALEARRIGFLRAHDRISMNRDRLIADAKARVLDLAPGYVAPTPRTIRALGKEGMGNLSYALFSFHEAGQASAHDVAIGHEIAYVLCGGDGPPRMVTEQDILDLERESFLKLLGNEKTQERITYTLKTGKPLRN, from the coding sequence ATGTCCCAAGAGACCTCCACGGCCGGACCCAGCCGAACGGCGTTCACCGGCCTCGACCTCGGCTTCGACCTCGGCGAAGCCACGCCGACGCCCGCCGCCCGCCCGCGCATCCGCTCCGTCGGCGTCATCGGCGCCGGCACCATGGGCAGCGGCATCGCCGCGCTGGCCGCCTCCGCCGGCCTGCCCGTCGTCCTGCTCGACATCCCGGCCGAGGGGCCCGACCGCGGCGCCATTCCCAGGGGCGCCGTGCAGAAGCTCCTCAAGGGGAAGCCGGCCGCCTTCATGGACGCCGACCGCGCGGCGCTCGTCCGCACCGGTAACACCGAGGACGACCTCGCGCTGCTGAAGGACTGCGACCTCGTGATCGAGGCGATCATCGAGCAGCCCGGCCCCAAGCAGGCGCTCTACGAGAAGCTCGAGGCGATCCTCAAGCCGACCGCGATCGTCTCGTCCAACACGTCGGGCATCCCGATGCAGGTGCTGACGCAGGGGCGCAGCGAGCGGTTCAGGAAGCACTTCCTCGGCACGCACTTCTTCGCGCCGCCGCGCTACATGCACCTGCTGGAGCTGATCCCCACGCCCGACACCGATCCCGCGGTGCTCGACAGCGTGCGCGCGTTCGGCGAGACGCTGCTCGGCAAGGGCGTCGTGGTCAGCAAGGACGCGCCGGGCTTCATCGCCAACCGCCTCGGCGTGTACGGCATGAACCGCACGATCGCGCGCATGGAGGAGTTCGGCCTCACGATCGACGAGGTCGACGGCCTCACCGGCGCGCTGCTCGGCCGCCCCAAGTCGGCGACGTTCCGCACGGGCGACCTGTCGGGCATCGACGTGCTGGTGCACGTCACGAAGGGCCTCGCGCAGGCCACCGGCGAGCGCTTCCCGCTCCCCGCGTGGTTCGAGCAGATGGTGGCCGAGAAGCGCCTGGGCGACAAGACGCAGGGCGGGTTCTACAAGAAGGTCGGCAAGGACATCCAGACCTGGGACTTCCGCGCCAACCAGTACGTGCCCCAGCAGCGGCTGGAGACGCCCGAGCTGAAGGCCGCGATCAAGGCGCCGCTCCCGCAGCGCATCGCGGGGCTCAAGACGCTGCCGGGCAAGTACGGCGACTTCCTGCGCGCGACGCTGCTCGACAACGCGCGCTACGCGCTCACGGCGTCGCCGTCGCTCGCGTTCGACATCCCGAGCGTGGACCGCGCGATGGAGTGGGGCTACGGCCACGAGGCCGGCCCGTTCCGCGTCATGGACATGCTCGGCCTCGACTTCCTGCGCGCCGAGTTCGAGAAGCGCGGCGAGGAGGTCCCCGAGTTGCTGCGGAAGGCCCAGGGCTCGTTCTACCGCCAGGGCGCGCAGGGCGAGGAGGTGCTCGGCTTCGACGGCACGTATCGCCCCGTCGCGCCGATCGCCGGCAATCTGCGGCTGTCGAGCGTCGCGGCGCAGCCGGGCAAGGTGCTGGCGCAGAACGAGGGCGCGCGCCTGCTCGACCTCGGCGACGGCGTCGCGCTCCTCGAGTTCCGCAGCAAGTCCAACTCGCTCGGCTCCAAGGTGCTCGACCTGCTCGCGACGTCGCTGGAGCGCGTGGAGCGCGACGGCATGGCGGGCCTCGTGATCGGCAACGACGATCCCAAGTTCTTCAGCGCCGGCGCCGACCTCGCGGAGAGCACGGGCGCGGTGATCGCCGGCATGTGGGACCTGATCGACAAGTCGATCCATCGCTTCCAGCAGGCGACGCAGAGCATCCGCTACGCCCCCTTCCCCGTCGTCGTCGCGCCGGCCGGCATGGCGCTCGGCGGCGGCGCGGAGTTCACGCTGCACGCGGACGCCGTGCAGGCGCACGCGGAGCTCTACATGGGCCTCGTCGAGGCGGGCGTGGGCCTGCTCCCCGGCGGCGGCGGCACGAAGGAGCTGCTCTTCCGCTTCACCAAGGAGCTGGAGCCGTACGAGGAGGCGGATCCGTTCGAGGCGGTGAAGCGTGCCTTCAGGATCATCGCCACCGCGCAGACGTCGACGAGCGCGCTGGAGGCGCGGCGCATCGGCTTCCTGCGCGCGCACGACCGCATCTCGATGAACCGCGACCGCCTGATCGCCGACGCAAAGGCGCGCGTGCTCGACCTCGCGCCGGGCTACGTCGCGCCGACGCCGCGCACCATCCGCGCGCTCGGCAAGGAGGGGATGGGCAACCTGTCGTACGCGCTCTTCTCCTTCCACGAGGCCGGCCAGGCCAGCGCGCACGACGTCGCCATCGGCCACGAGATCGCGTACGTGCTGTGCGGCGGGGACGGCCCGCCGCGCATGGTGACGGAGCAGGACATCCTCGACCTCGAGCGCGAGTCGTTCCTCAAGCTCCTCGGCAACGAGAAGACGCAGGAGCGCATCACGTACACGCTGAAGACCGGCAAGCCCCTGAGGAACTGA
- a CDS encoding thiolase family protein: MHEAVIVSAVRTAVAKGKADGALARAGVSPIDISSLTMREAVHRSGIDPRDIDDVILGCAMPEASQGLNVARQAALKANFPVDASAATINRFCSSGLQSVASAAQAVIAGMQDVVVAGGVEMMSQVPMSGYHTRLHPEMTESYIGMGFTAERVAERFGVSRADQDQFALESQQKAAKAVASGVFGDQIVGVPVQDVTWNGAKKTVTDRVFDRDELPRADTSLEGLGKLRPAFKTNGTVTAGNASPYSDGAAALVVTSREKAESVGAKPLARLLTYAVAGIDPDIMGVGPINAIPKALKKAGMQLSDIDLFEFNEAFAAQALAVARHLGMDLSKVNVNGGAIALGHPLGATGAKLTTQLIHELRRRGGGIGMVTMCVGGGMGAAGIFQVEAA, encoded by the coding sequence ATGCACGAAGCCGTGATCGTCTCCGCGGTCCGTACCGCGGTCGCCAAGGGCAAGGCCGACGGCGCGCTCGCGCGCGCGGGCGTCTCGCCGATCGACATCTCGTCGCTGACGATGCGCGAGGCCGTGCACCGCAGCGGCATCGACCCGCGCGACATCGACGACGTGATCCTCGGCTGCGCGATGCCCGAGGCGTCGCAGGGGCTCAACGTCGCGCGCCAGGCCGCGCTGAAGGCCAACTTCCCGGTCGACGCGTCGGCCGCCACCATCAACCGCTTCTGCTCCTCCGGGCTGCAGAGCGTCGCCAGCGCCGCGCAGGCGGTGATCGCGGGGATGCAGGACGTCGTCGTCGCCGGCGGCGTCGAGATGATGTCGCAGGTGCCGATGTCGGGCTACCACACGCGCCTGCACCCCGAGATGACCGAGAGCTACATCGGCATGGGGTTCACGGCGGAGCGCGTGGCGGAGCGCTTCGGCGTGAGCCGCGCGGACCAGGACCAGTTCGCGCTCGAGAGCCAGCAGAAGGCCGCGAAGGCCGTGGCGTCGGGCGTGTTCGGCGACCAGATCGTCGGCGTGCCGGTGCAGGACGTGACGTGGAACGGCGCGAAGAAGACGGTGACCGACCGCGTCTTCGACCGTGACGAGCTGCCGCGCGCCGACACGTCGCTCGAAGGCCTCGGCAAGCTGCGGCCGGCGTTCAAGACGAACGGCACCGTCACCGCCGGCAACGCGAGCCCGTACTCGGACGGCGCGGCGGCGCTGGTGGTGACCAGCCGCGAGAAGGCCGAGTCGGTGGGCGCGAAGCCGCTGGCACGGCTGCTGACCTACGCGGTGGCCGGCATCGATCCGGACATCATGGGCGTCGGGCCGATCAACGCCATCCCGAAGGCGCTGAAGAAGGCCGGCATGCAGCTCTCGGACATCGACCTGTTCGAGTTCAACGAGGCGTTCGCCGCGCAGGCGCTCGCCGTCGCGCGGCACCTCGGCATGGACCTCTCGAAGGTCAACGTCAACGGCGGCGCGATCGCGCTCGGCCACCCGCTGGGCGCGACGGGCGCGAAGCTCACGACGCAGCTGATCCACGAGCTGCGCCGCCGCGGCGGCGGCATCGGGATGGTGACGATGTGCGTCGGCGGCGGCATGGGCGCGGCCGGCATCTTCCAGGTCGAGGCAGCCTGA
- the msrB gene encoding peptide-methionine (R)-S-oxide reductase MsrB, translating into MPELFATGEPQLKKPHEEWRRVLTPEQYTVLFEEGTERACTSPLNDEKRAGTYVCAACHAPLFSTDAKYDSGTGWPSFFTPIPGALGTKKDFKLFWPRTEYHCARCGGHQGHVFDDGPAPTGQRFCNNGVALTFVPLGEPLPPLRD; encoded by the coding sequence ATGCCAGAACTCTTCGCCACCGGCGAGCCCCAGCTCAAGAAGCCGCACGAGGAGTGGCGCCGCGTGCTTACGCCCGAGCAGTACACGGTGCTGTTCGAGGAGGGCACCGAGCGCGCCTGCACCAGCCCGCTCAACGACGAGAAGCGCGCGGGCACCTACGTCTGCGCCGCCTGCCACGCGCCGCTCTTCAGCACCGACGCCAAGTACGACAGCGGCACGGGCTGGCCGAGCTTCTTCACGCCGATCCCGGGCGCGCTCGGCACCAAGAAGGACTTCAAGCTCTTCTGGCCGCGCACCGAGTACCACTGCGCGCGCTGCGGCGGCCACCAGGGCCACGTGTTCGACGACGGCCCCGCGCCCACGGGCCAGCGCTTCTGCAACAACGGCGTCGCGCTGACCTTCGTCCCCCTGGGGGAGCCGCTGCCGCCGCTGCGCGACTGA
- a CDS encoding acyl-CoA dehydrogenase family protein: MTAPATAPATHDRLPALLDAIRAFLAARVLPLEPELLQREFRDLLPRLAALRAEVKAQGMWAPFLPASLGGLGLSLAEYAEVSAVLGTSPVGHYVFNCQAPDVGNMELLHAHGSPALQKRWLAPLVAGDVRSCFSMTEPEFPGSNPVWMGTRAVRDGDEYVVTGRKWFTSSADGAAFAIVMAVTDPDAPPHRRASQIVVPMDAPGVRLVRNVRIMGEAGSDWASHAEVQYEGVRVPVGNRIGRQGEGFALAQERLGPGRIHHCMRWIGICERALDLMCRRAVSRELSPGKPLGLQQQVQFWIAESRSEIDAARLYVLDTARRIDAEGAAAARDAISGIKFHVAGVLQRVLDRAIQVHGALGVTDDTPLAYWYRHERGARIYDGADEVHKASLAKRILKRYGMEARE; encoded by the coding sequence GTGACCGCACCCGCCACCGCGCCCGCGACGCACGACCGGCTGCCCGCGCTGCTCGACGCGATCCGGGCGTTCCTCGCGGCGCGCGTGCTGCCGCTGGAGCCCGAGCTGCTGCAGCGCGAGTTCCGCGACCTGCTGCCGCGGCTCGCCGCGCTGCGCGCCGAGGTGAAGGCGCAGGGGATGTGGGCGCCGTTCCTCCCGGCGTCGCTCGGCGGCCTGGGGCTGTCGCTGGCCGAGTACGCGGAGGTGAGCGCGGTGCTCGGCACGTCGCCGGTGGGGCACTACGTGTTCAACTGCCAGGCGCCAGACGTGGGCAACATGGAGCTGCTGCACGCGCACGGCTCGCCCGCGCTGCAGAAGCGCTGGCTGGCGCCGCTGGTGGCGGGCGACGTCCGCAGCTGCTTCTCGATGACGGAGCCGGAGTTCCCCGGCTCCAATCCCGTCTGGATGGGCACGCGCGCCGTGCGCGACGGCGACGAGTACGTGGTCACGGGCCGCAAGTGGTTCACGTCCAGCGCCGACGGCGCCGCGTTCGCGATCGTGATGGCGGTGACCGATCCCGACGCGCCGCCGCACCGCCGCGCGTCGCAGATCGTCGTGCCGATGGACGCGCCCGGCGTGCGGCTCGTGCGCAACGTCCGCATCATGGGCGAGGCCGGCAGCGACTGGGCGAGCCACGCCGAGGTGCAGTACGAGGGCGTGCGCGTGCCCGTGGGCAACCGCATCGGGCGGCAGGGCGAGGGCTTCGCGCTGGCGCAGGAGCGGCTGGGGCCCGGCCGCATCCACCACTGCATGCGCTGGATCGGCATCTGCGAGCGCGCGCTGGACCTGATGTGCCGCCGCGCCGTCTCGCGCGAGCTCTCCCCCGGGAAGCCGCTCGGCCTCCAGCAGCAGGTGCAGTTCTGGATCGCCGAGAGCCGCAGCGAGATCGACGCGGCGCGGCTGTACGTGCTGGACACCGCGCGGCGCATCGACGCCGAGGGCGCGGCCGCCGCGCGCGACGCGATCAGCGGGATCAAGTTCCACGTCGCCGGCGTGCTGCAGCGCGTGCTCGACCGCGCCATCCAGGTGCACGGCGCGCTGGGCGTCACGGACGACACCCCGCTCGCGTACTGGTACCGCCACGAGCGCGGCGCGCGCATCTACGACGGCGCCGACGAGGTGCACAAGGCCAGCCTCGCGAAGCGCATCCTGAAGCGCTACGGGATGGAGGCGCGCGAGTGA
- a CDS encoding phosphotransferase family protein, which produces MIDEPRAVRRGEELDPAPLAAFLARAAPGWEDVRPEMLDVAQFGSGFSNLTYLVRAGGRELVLRRPPRGVKAGSAHDVLREHRLLTALRPAFGRVPRTVAACDDPAVLGAPFYVMERVTGVILRGAPGEPVPEAATMRGLAERFVDELAALHALDWRAAGLGELGRPEGYVARQVDGWSRRWLAARTGDVPSIERAAAWLAAQRPPDGGASVIHNDFKYDNLVLDPADLTRVVAVLDWEMATLGDPLMDLGTSLGYWVDPDDPPALRALRLGLTAAPGNLTRAELVARYASISRRDVGDALFHYVFGLFKLAVVAQQIFARYVQGHTRDPRFAALDGAVRALGGLAERAITLGRIDRLG; this is translated from the coding sequence GTGATCGACGAGCCGCGCGCGGTCCGCCGCGGCGAGGAGCTGGACCCGGCGCCGCTCGCCGCCTTCCTCGCGCGCGCGGCGCCGGGCTGGGAGGACGTGCGGCCGGAGATGCTGGACGTCGCGCAGTTCGGGAGCGGCTTCTCGAACCTCACGTACCTAGTGCGCGCGGGCGGCCGCGAGCTGGTGCTGCGCCGGCCGCCGCGCGGCGTGAAGGCCGGCAGCGCGCACGACGTGCTGCGCGAGCACCGGCTGCTGACGGCGCTCCGCCCCGCGTTCGGGCGCGTGCCGCGCACCGTGGCCGCGTGCGACGACCCGGCGGTGCTCGGCGCGCCGTTCTACGTCATGGAGCGCGTGACGGGCGTGATCCTGCGCGGCGCGCCGGGCGAGCCGGTGCCGGAGGCGGCGACGATGCGCGGGCTCGCCGAGCGCTTCGTCGACGAGCTGGCGGCGCTGCACGCGCTGGACTGGCGCGCGGCGGGGCTGGGCGAGCTGGGCCGTCCCGAGGGCTACGTCGCGCGGCAGGTGGACGGCTGGTCGCGGCGCTGGCTTGCGGCGCGCACCGGCGACGTGCCGAGCATCGAGCGCGCGGCCGCGTGGCTCGCCGCGCAGCGCCCGCCGGACGGTGGCGCGTCGGTCATCCACAACGACTTCAAGTACGACAACCTGGTGCTCGATCCGGCGGACCTGACGCGTGTGGTCGCGGTGCTCGACTGGGAGATGGCGACCCTCGGCGATCCGTTGATGGACCTCGGCACGAGCCTGGGGTACTGGGTCGATCCCGACGATCCGCCGGCGCTGCGCGCGCTCCGGCTGGGGCTCACCGCCGCGCCGGGAAATCTCACGCGCGCGGAACTCGTGGCCCGCTACGCGAGTATATCTCGTCGCGACGTCGGGGACGCGCTCTTCCACTACGTGTTCGGGCTGTTCAAGCTCGCGGTGGTGGCACAGCAGATCTTCGCGCGGTACGTGCAGGGCCACACGCGCGATCCTCGCTTCGCGGCGCTCGACGGCGCGGTGCGCGCGCTCGGCGGACTGGCCGAGCGGGCGATCACCCTCGGGCGCATCGACCGGCTGGGGTGA
- a CDS encoding CPBP family intramembrane glutamic endopeptidase, with protein MRPLRDDRWLWPLAAIAGALFFLSLGRLWPLAAADLTVPRATLVSRAAHALRAQGLLARAADTTDFTIATRLATDEGALDYVERTFGRDAAQALIHGGSALVEHEVLLKRAGDPDARWVALHPDGSLLGWLRGVQDDAAGARLALDAARPLAETALRRFGRALHRGAWAPEPQEDDIDTAWRNVPWAETGAASRERPARTDHSFTYERLLRDPKRHAGELRERAVVTVSGDRVTSARRWMVVPAAGDRAARAREAPVRALQTAGFALLVIGAIGALAVFLLRLRDGSARLGRAAYWSAIVFACAFLTGVLADYALLAGWDPLWPRWVARFTSLANQSQGTAWMFVLLFAFIAAGDALDREVTGAGDAGGRGATLWRLGRGGIADAAVGLASLRGFAVGLLCGGVMAATVWGLERWAGAYAGVQPTGFFFYALNSSVPSLATLLFFTNIALLEELGYRLFAGSWLLRTWRRPWIAIVVPAVVYGLTHTGLSFLPPQEPFWGRALVMSLVGCVWGWAFLRWDALTVVTSHLTADLFIFNWPRLASAHPDVRLAALLTVSAPLLPALVAGVAALVRGRRALAAPTGGAHDGAPIAPVPRQESPS; from the coding sequence GTGAGGCCGCTCCGCGACGACCGCTGGCTCTGGCCGCTCGCCGCGATCGCGGGCGCGCTGTTCTTCCTCTCGCTGGGGCGGCTCTGGCCGCTGGCGGCAGCGGACCTGACGGTGCCGCGTGCGACGCTGGTGTCGCGCGCGGCGCACGCGCTTCGGGCGCAGGGGCTCCTCGCCCGCGCCGCGGACACGACGGACTTCACCATCGCCACGCGGCTCGCGACGGACGAGGGCGCGCTGGACTACGTCGAGCGCACGTTCGGGCGCGACGCTGCGCAGGCGCTGATCCATGGCGGCTCCGCGCTGGTGGAGCACGAGGTGCTGCTCAAGCGCGCCGGCGATCCCGACGCGCGCTGGGTGGCGCTCCACCCCGACGGCTCGCTGCTCGGCTGGTTGCGCGGCGTGCAGGACGACGCGGCTGGCGCGCGGCTCGCGCTCGACGCGGCGCGTCCGCTGGCGGAGACGGCCCTGCGCCGCTTCGGACGGGCGCTCCATCGCGGTGCGTGGGCGCCGGAGCCCCAGGAGGACGACATCGACACCGCGTGGCGCAACGTGCCGTGGGCGGAGACCGGCGCCGCCTCGCGTGAGCGACCGGCGCGCACCGACCACTCGTTCACCTACGAGCGGCTGCTGCGCGATCCGAAGCGGCACGCGGGCGAGCTGCGCGAGCGCGCGGTGGTGACGGTGAGCGGCGACCGGGTGACGTCGGCGCGGCGGTGGATGGTGGTGCCCGCGGCCGGCGACCGCGCGGCGCGCGCGCGCGAGGCGCCCGTGCGCGCGCTGCAGACGGCGGGCTTCGCGCTGCTGGTGATCGGCGCGATCGGTGCGCTCGCCGTCTTCCTGCTGCGGCTGCGCGACGGCTCGGCGCGGCTGGGGCGCGCGGCCTACTGGAGCGCGATCGTGTTCGCGTGCGCGTTCCTGACCGGCGTGCTGGCGGACTACGCGCTGCTGGCCGGCTGGGACCCGCTCTGGCCGCGCTGGGTGGCGCGCTTCACGTCGCTCGCCAACCAGTCGCAGGGCACGGCGTGGATGTTCGTGCTGCTGTTCGCCTTCATCGCCGCCGGCGACGCGCTGGACCGCGAGGTGACCGGGGCCGGCGATGCGGGGGGGCGCGGCGCGACGCTCTGGCGGCTGGGGCGCGGCGGCATCGCCGACGCGGCCGTCGGCCTGGCGTCGCTGCGCGGCTTCGCCGTCGGGCTGCTGTGCGGCGGCGTGATGGCCGCGACCGTGTGGGGGCTGGAGCGGTGGGCGGGCGCGTACGCGGGCGTCCAGCCGACGGGCTTCTTCTTCTACGCGCTCAACAGCAGCGTGCCGTCGCTGGCGACGCTGCTCTTCTTCACGAACATCGCGCTGCTGGAGGAGCTGGGCTACCGGCTGTTCGCGGGGAGCTGGCTGCTGCGCACGTGGCGGCGGCCGTGGATCGCGATCGTGGTGCCCGCGGTCGTCTACGGGCTCACGCACACCGGCCTCTCCTTCCTGCCGCCGCAGGAGCCGTTCTGGGGGCGCGCGCTGGTGATGTCGCTGGTGGGCTGCGTGTGGGGCTGGGCGTTCCTGCGCTGGGACGCGCTGACCGTCGTCACGTCGCACCTCACGGCGGACCTGTTCATCTTCAACTGGCCGCGGCTGGCGAGCGCGCATCCGGACGTCCGGCTGGCCGCGCTGCTCACCGTCTCCGCGCCGCTGCTGCCGGCGCTCGTCGCGGGCGTCGCGGCGCTGGTGCGCGGTCGCCGCGCGCTTGCCGCGCCGACCGGCGGGGCGCATGATGGGGCGCCGATCGCCCCCGTCCCCCGCCAGGAGTCGCCGTCGTGA
- a CDS encoding DUF1206 domain-containing protein translates to MGQNVNGMLGDAARQAAGGARRAIGESAPWLTRAARLGYAARGVVYVTLALIALQAALGRRQAEGQRGALREIASQPLGQFLLVVIAIGLLGYAAWRLIEAARGAEGEGSDAKGIGLRLAHAGSGLLYGSLAIQAIRLLQGAAQDTSDETRTEHWTARLMALPWGRLLVAAVGIGMLVYAGQQMRKAFKGKVVRHLDLRELGPDARRNVLRLGQFGTGARAVVFVIAGAFLVLAARSNDPTQAAGLPGALEALQAAPWGPWLMGLVALGLLAFGLFQIVQARYRVLQPVD, encoded by the coding sequence ATGGGCCAGAACGTGAACGGCATGCTGGGAGACGCCGCCCGCCAGGCGGCGGGCGGCGCACGGCGGGCGATCGGCGAGAGCGCGCCGTGGCTGACGCGCGCCGCGCGGCTGGGCTACGCGGCGCGGGGCGTGGTCTACGTCACGCTCGCGCTGATCGCGCTGCAGGCCGCGCTGGGCCGGCGGCAGGCGGAAGGGCAGCGCGGTGCGCTGCGCGAGATCGCGTCACAGCCGCTGGGGCAGTTCCTGCTCGTGGTGATCGCCATCGGCCTGCTGGGCTACGCGGCGTGGCGGCTGATCGAGGCGGCGCGCGGCGCCGAGGGCGAGGGGAGCGACGCGAAGGGGATCGGGCTCCGGCTCGCGCACGCGGGCAGCGGGTTGCTGTACGGCTCGCTCGCGATCCAGGCGATCCGTCTCCTGCAGGGCGCGGCCCAGGACACGAGCGACGAGACCCGCACCGAGCACTGGACGGCGCGGCTGATGGCGCTGCCGTGGGGGCGCCTGCTCGTCGCGGCGGTCGGGATCGGCATGCTCGTGTACGCCGGCCAGCAGATGCGGAAGGCCTTCAAGGGGAAGGTCGTCCGCCACCTGGACCTGCGCGAGCTGGGGCCGGACGCGCGGCGCAACGTCCTGCGTCTGGGGCAGTTCGGCACCGGGGCGCGTGCGGTGGTCTTCGTGATCGCGGGCGCGTTCCTGGTCCTCGCGGCGCGAAGCAACGACCCGACCCAGGCGGCCGGGCTGCCCGGCGCGCTGGAGGCGCTGCAGGCCGCGCCGTGGGGCCCATGGCTGATGGGGCTGGTGGCGCTGGGGCTGCTCGCGTTCGGGCTCTTCCAGATCGTGCAGGCGCGCTACCGCGTGCTGCAGCCCGTGGACTGA
- a CDS encoding GlsB/YeaQ/YmgE family stress response membrane protein codes for MEGAPAQSCDGPSRRIDMTLLTWLIVGLVAGLLASFVMGGVGYGLIGDIIIGIIGAFVGGWLFSALGVATPLGGLAGTILVAFIGAVVLLFVLRMIRGGRRRVV; via the coding sequence GTGGAAGGCGCCCCGGCGCAATCGTGCGACGGGCCCTCCAGGAGAATCGATATGACGCTGCTTACTTGGCTCATCGTTGGACTGGTCGCCGGACTCCTCGCCTCGTTCGTGATGGGCGGTGTCGGCTACGGCCTGATCGGTGACATCATCATCGGCATCATCGGCGCGTTCGTCGGCGGCTGGCTGTTCAGCGCCCTCGGCGTCGCGACGCCGCTCGGCGGTCTCGCGGGCACCATCCTCGTCGCGTTCATCGGCGCGGTCGTCCTGCTGTTCGTCCTGCGCATGATCCGCGGCGGACGTCGACGGGTGGTGTAA
- a CDS encoding TMEM175 family protein has protein sequence MIREQLMKAHPERDGDFRWRGDGVSRIEGLSDAVFGFAVTLLVVSLDVPDTFTDLAAMMLGLPAFAATFTLLILVWFAQYRFFRRYGLEDTRTIVLTVALLFVVLFYIYPLKFLFQTFIGLILGIIGWKLDVAWLAPIGKASQAAIRGDQWPALMCIYAVGYAAIYGLFALLHSHALSRRAELGLDDMEALITRYAVYENLVFVLVAVLSLVVLVVLAYGVGVPIYATGFFAGWSYMLIWPFQAVLGRRLDREKAALRAGAAAAAPVIAPA, from the coding sequence GTGATCCGCGAGCAGCTGATGAAGGCCCATCCCGAGCGCGACGGCGACTTCCGCTGGCGCGGCGACGGCGTGTCGCGCATCGAGGGGCTGAGCGACGCGGTGTTCGGCTTCGCGGTGACGCTGCTGGTGGTGTCGCTGGACGTGCCGGACACCTTCACGGACCTGGCCGCGATGATGCTCGGCCTGCCGGCGTTCGCGGCGACCTTCACGCTGCTGATCCTGGTCTGGTTCGCGCAGTACCGCTTCTTCCGCCGCTACGGCCTGGAGGACACGCGCACGATCGTGCTCACCGTCGCGCTGCTGTTCGTGGTGCTGTTCTACATCTACCCGCTGAAGTTCCTCTTCCAGACCTTCATCGGGCTGATCCTCGGCATCATCGGCTGGAAGCTGGACGTCGCGTGGCTGGCGCCCATCGGGAAGGCGTCGCAGGCGGCGATCCGCGGCGACCAGTGGCCGGCGCTGATGTGCATCTACGCGGTGGGCTACGCGGCGATCTACGGCCTCTTCGCGCTGCTGCATTCGCATGCGCTGTCGCGGCGCGCGGAGCTGGGGCTGGACGACATGGAGGCGCTCATCACGCGCTACGCGGTCTACGAGAACCTCGTCTTCGTGCTCGTGGCCGTGCTGTCGCTCGTCGTGCTGGTGGTGCTGGCCTACGGCGTCGGCGTGCCGATCTACGCCACCGGCTTCTTCGCCGGGTGGTCGTACATGCTGATCTGGCCCTTCCAGGCGGTGCTCGGCCGGCGGCTGGACCGAGAGAAGGCGGCGCTGCGTGCGGGGGCCGCGGCGGCCGCTCCCGTCATCGCGCCGGCCTGA